A window of the Fusarium fujikuroi IMI 58289 draft genome, chromosome FFUJ_chr09 genome harbors these coding sequences:
- a CDS encoding related to mRNA splicing-associated serine-threonine protein kinase: protein MASSSDEGEIVENAAKDLKATSLQHTGGSSVDRQDRNKSRLSTPDHDSASRYSNGSRRSISPRGYKRSHDERDRDRDHYNSRPRDQGYRRNYEDARRDDHRKPRGQYDDLDRPASRTSNFSYGGRDRSRDRDNYRDGDRDRFSNKRPRNRSRSPQISRPSDRGRFDRFVREGQYDRRDDGPRELKYDDSSRNGGSMSKRTTVGEASRAEGHHAKPEQGLTNGHGTSKASQREPAAQKEPERKPEPEPEPDYEEPEPFDEEAEIERRRKRREEILAKHSSATPLLLHAVGAAASKAHGASPASTAPDTPMRAQSDIESPRTPRSDIASPRSPGSHTEMSPGGINFLDDRNLMNSHGKAQPDEEDGPSAADYDPTGDMKEDERRHELRHGNVVLHGEQHPIATEQQPQEDVQKESTEKTGGDDDDDDFDMFAEDFDEEKYATKPVEPVAPIEGDGKAPDVPAIKGGILEGDDKDGYYKIRIGEVLNGRYQIQAALGRGMFSGVARAVDITTKELVAIKMMRNNDALRKGGYTEIAILEKLNEADPEGRKHIIKFIRQFDYKGHLCMVFENLSMNLREVLRKFGNNVGINLGATRAYAYQIFVALAHMRKCSIIHADLKPDNILVNESHNVLKICDLGTAIDKTDAATAHMDVTPYLVSRFYRAPEIILGIPYDYAVDMWSIGCTLYEMYTGKILFAGDSNNQMLKAIMEIRGRLTPKLFKRGQLSPAHFDDKGQFVSIERDKVLGKVCCDSIHSLHVVSVVVFAITLLASAYKRHMATLLVAAHAKLMLFLPQWLGAVPSWGSASVSA from the exons atggcGTCGAGTTCGGACGAAGGCGAGATCGTCGAGAACGCCGCTAAAGATTTGAAGGCAACTTCACTGCAGCATACTGGAGGAAGCAGTGTTGACCGTCAAGACAGAAACAAAAGTAGACTTTCCACTCCGGATCACGATTCGGCTTCTAGATACAGCAACGGGTCACGACGAAGCATTTCACCCCGTGGCTACAAGCGATCGCACGACGAAAGAGACAGGGATAGGGATCACTACAACTCCAGGCCTCGCGATCAAGGCTATCGCCGGAACTACGAGGATGCGCGACGTGACGACCATCGCAAGCCGCGAGGACAATACGATGACCTAGATCGACCTGCATCGCGCACTTCAAATTTCAGCTACGGGGGCCGCGATCGGAGCCGCGACCGAGACAACTACCGCGATGGAGACCGAGATCGGTTTTCCAACAAACGACCTCGAAACAGGAGTCGCTCTCCTCAAATATCTCGACCTTCGGATAGAGGCAGGTTTGATCGTTTTGTCAGAGAAGGCCAATACGATCGTCGCGACGATGGGCCGAGGGAACTTAAGTATGACGACAGCTCGAGAAATGGCGGTTCTATGTCCAAGAGGACGACTGTAGGAGAGGCTTCACGCGCCGAAGGACATCATGCTAAACCTGAACAAGGCCTTACAAATGGACATGGCACTTCCAAGGCTTCTCAGCG GGAGCCAGCAGCTCAGAAGGAACCCGAACGAAAACCGGAACCTGAGCCAGAGCCCGACTACGAAGAGCCTGAGCCTTTtgacgaagaagctgaaATCGAGCGACGCCGCAAGCGACGTGAGGAGATCCTGGCTAAGCACAGTTCTGCGactcctctccttctccatgCTGTAGGTGCTGCTGCAAGTAAAGCTCACGGAGCTTCTCCTGCGTCCACCGCCCCCGACACGCCCATGAGAGCACAATCCGACATTGAAAGCCCGCGCACTCCCCGATCAG ACATCGCTTCACCACGCTCTCCCGGATCACATACCGAAATGTCTCCTGGGggcatcaacttcctcgatGACAGGAACCTGATGAACAGCCACGGGAAGGCTCAGCcagacgaggaggatggcCCCTCGGCCGCTGACTACGATCCTACTGGAGACATGAAGGAGGATGAACGACGACATGAGCTCCGCCACGGAAACGTCGTACTTCATGGTGAGCAGCATCCCATTGCAACGGAACAACAGCCACAGGAAGATGTTCAGAAAGAGTCTACCGAAAAGAccggcggtgatgatgacgatgatgacttcGATATGTTTGCGGAAGACTTTGACGAGGAAAAGTATGCCACAAAACCTGTCGAGCCGGTCGCGCCTATCGAGGGCGACGGCAAGGCCCCTGATGTCCCAGCTATCAAGGGAGGTATTCTCGAAGGTGACGACAAAGATGGCTACTACAAGATTCGCATCGGTGAAGTCTTGAATGGTCGGTATCAGATCCAGGCAGCACTGGGAAGGGGTATGTTCTCAGGGGTAGCCCGTGCCGTCGACATCACCACGAAGGAGCTCGTCGCCATCAAGATGATGCGAAACAATGACGCCCTCCGAAAGGGAGGATACACAGAGATTGCTATTCTGGAGAAGCTCAACGAGGCCGACCCTGAGGGACGCAAGCACATCATCAAGTTTATCCGCCAGTTCGACTACAAGGGCCATCTGTGCATGGTGTTCGAGAACCTGAGCATGAACTTGCGAGAGGTTTTGCGGAAGTTTGGTAACAATGTGGGTATCAATCTTGGAGCAACGCGAGCATACGCATACCAGATCTTTGTCGCTCTCGCGCACATGCGAAAGTGCAGTATCATTCATGCTGATCTCAAACCGGACAACATCTTG GTAAACGAGAGTCACAACGTGCTCAAGATCTGTGATTTGGGTACGGCTATCGACAAGACGGATGCGGCGACAGCGCACATGGATGTCACTCCATACCTCGTCAGTCGATTCTACCGAGCGCCGGAGATTATTCTGGGCATTCCTTACGATTACGCCGTCGACATGTGGTCCATCGGCTGCACGTTGTATGAGATGTACACCGGCAAAATCCTCTTTGCTGGAGACAGCAACAaccagatgctcaaggcaatTATGGAGATTAGAGGAAGGCTAACGCCGAAGCTGTTCAAGCGTGGTCAACTATCGCCAGCTCATTTCGATGACAAGGGACAATTCGTCAGCATCGAACGAGACAAGGTTCTCGGAAAGGTATGTTGTGATTCCATTCACTCCCTCCACGTTGTttctgttgttgtttttgcCATCACACTCCTTGCATCTGCCTACAAGCGCCATATGGCCACGCTCTTGGTGGCCGCCCACGCGAAGCTTATGCTATTTTTGCCACAATGGCTGGGGGCTGTTCCATCATGGGGCTCTGCGAGCGTAAGCGCCTAG
- a CDS encoding related to general amino acid permease — translation MSADILAAGGKASPSMGVETRNDNNGDLVTATEEQSLQRGLHERHLSMLGIAGAIGTGLFLGLGQSVQTGGPLGALLGYATVGLVVCAVQFALGEVAALLPVTGAFVRHAEFLVDPAWGFAIGWNLVYGNILSIPSEITAICVLFEFWTDINPSLWIMIFIVLTTVVGLCFVRVFGEVEFWFALLKILLVVFLIILGLVINLGGVPGTERIGFRYWKDPGPFVEYIASGSWGQFLGYWSVMTSAVFSFAGVESIAMAAAETRNPARAIPKACKNVFIRILVFYILAILIVGMLVRSDDERLNDQSGAAGQSPFVIAASAAGIPAIPSVVNAVVITSAWSASNQSLLAGTRVLYGLALKRQAPQIFLRTTAWGVPYVCVLFFTCFMFLSFMSLSNGAMTVFWWLVDLTAAGVLISWASILLNHIRLRLAMKKQGIPIEKLPWHNSWTFYSSCAGLFMTLLILLTGGFRVFTRGNWDPVGFVSSYLDIPLVTAAYLIWKFVKKTKVVPLAEIPLQDAFRKSEEDHEVVTA, via the exons ATGAGCGCCGACATTCTCGCTGCTGGTGGAAAGGCAAGCCCGTCAATGGGCGTGGAGACGAGGAACGACAACAATGGCGATCTTGTGACGGCCACCGAGGAGCAGAGCCTCCAGCGCGGTCTGCACGAGAGGCATCTTTCTATGCTGGGTATCGCTGGCGCTATTGGAACGGGTCTCTTTCTCGGTCTGGGCCAGTCTGTTCAGACCGGTGGTCCTCTCGGCGCGCTGCTTGGCTATGCGACTGTTGGTCTCGTTGTGTGCGCCGTGCAGTTCGCCTTGGGAGAGGTCGCTGCGTTGCTGCCGGTGACAGGAGCTTTTGTGCGACATGCTGAATTTCTCGTCGATCCCGCCTGGGGGTTCGCAATTGGATGGAATCTGGTCTACGGCAACATTCTATCGATCCCGTCAGAAATCACGGCCATCTGTGTGTTGTTCGAGTTCTGGACCGATATCAATCCCTCGCTATGgatcatgatcttcatcgtcctcacCACAGTCGTCGGTCTCTGCTTTGTCCGGGTTTTTGGCGAGGTTGAGTTCTGGTTCGCCCTTCTCAAAATCCTCTTGGTCGTTTTCCTCATTATCCTAGGCTTGGTCATCAACTTGGGAGGTGTCCCAGGGACAGAGCGAATTGGCTTCAGATACTGGAAGGATCCAGGACCGTTTGTTGAATATATCGCTTCGGGGAGCTGGGGTCAGTTCCTTGGCTATTGGTCTGTCATGACCAGCGCCGTCTTCTCCTTTGCGGGCGTGGAATCTATCGCTATGGCCGCAGCCGAAACACGGAATCCTGCGCGTGCGATCCCCAAGGCCTGCAAGAACGTTTTCATCCGTATTCTGGTCTTTTATATCTTGGCCATCCTCATTGTTGGCATGCTTGTGAGAAGCGACGACGAGAGACTAAACGACCAGTCCGGAGCCGCAGGCCAAAGCCCCTTTGTCATCGCAGCCTCCGCGGCCGGCATCCCTGCGATTCCCTCCGTTGTCAACGCCGTTGTCATAACTTCCGCGTGGTCGGCTTCCAACCAGAGTCTTCTCGCCGGTACCCGTGTTCTCTATGGTTTGGCTCTCAAGCGACAGGCGCCTCAGATCTTCCTCCGCACGACCGCGTGGGGTGTACCTTACGTCTGCGTACTCTTCTTCACTTGCTTCATGTTCCTCAGCTTCATGAGTCTCTCCAATGGAGCTATGACCGTTTTCTGGTGGCTGGTCGACCTGACAGCGGCCGGAGTCCTGATTTCTTGGGCGTCAATCTTGTTGAACCACATTCGTCTGCGACTTGCGATGAAAAAGCAAGGAATTCCCATCGAAAAGCTGCCCTGGCACAACTCTTGGACTT TCTACTCTTCGTGCGCCGGCTTGTTCATGACTttgctcatcctcctcacgGGCGGTTTCCGTGTCTTTACCAGGGGCAACTGGGATCCCGTTGGCTTTGTATCATCTTATTT GGATATCCCTCTCGTTACCGCAGCGTACTTGATTTGGAAGTTtgtcaagaagacaaaggTCGTGCCGTTAGCAGAGATACCCCTCCAGGATGCTTTTAGGAAGTCAGAGGAGGACCACGAAGTGGTGACCGCTTAG
- a CDS encoding related to VHS1-protein kinase involved in G1/S transition: MQQHAIFGYQTPPPSPGFDHPKCTVQQPFAVPHSRHFQNRCVPLAPEARLGRVLEGTLQLTDILGTGAYGVVYLAVDLKTGGKYAVKCLSKFNPDGTPLESRQFAYQQREIRLHWKASEHSNVVQMLKIVNDPDCIYVILEYCPEGDLFLNITERGQYVGKDELSRNIFLQILDAVEHCHNLGIYHRDLKPENILVTDHGDTVKLADFGLATSDDRSEDYGCGSTFYMSPECLDPSARKPYYLCAPNDVWSLGVILVNLTCGRNPWKQASFQDSTYRAYAGSKDFLKTILPLSDELNDILGRIFEPIPEQRITLSELRTRIMACSMFTVPPMSSLPTPPASPNHITEYVSSEDAIIDDYEYDSPLSPASSDDEGSLTSSDSTIDDLDDEFEQERQMPQTPPEFSPHAFDPEEPKEHQLIYHSQEFVPQKYSGPVPVPVAVPPQPMLCQQVPIPVQAQVPVSVQAPCQPKSYFPIWDMVKYVQQVPMLQHHVPFHQQVPFMPTFQGCY; the protein is encoded by the exons ATGCAGCAACATGCCATATTCGGTTACCAAACCCCTCCGCCCTCTCCAGGATTCGATCATCCCAAGTGCACAGTTCAGCAACCATTTGCGGTCCCTCACTCTCGACACTTCCAGAACCGATGCGTCCCTCTCGCTCCGGAGGCCAGGCTAGGCCGCGTGCTTGAGGGTACTCTCCAGCTTACTGACATCCTTGGAACTGGCGCCTATGGCGTCGTGTACCTTGCCGTCGATCTCAAGACCGGAGGTAAATACGCTGTCAAGTGCTTGAGCAAGTTCAATCCCGATGGAACCCCTTTGGAATCCAGACAATTTGCCTACCAACAACGAGAGATCCGTCTTCACTGGAAGGCATCGGAACACTCCAACGTGGTCCAGATGCTCAAGATTGTGAATGATCCTGACTGCATCTATGTTATTCTCGAGTACTGCCCTGAGGGCGATCTCTTCTTGAATATCACTGAGCGCGGTCAATATGTTGGTAAGGATGAACTATCAAGGAATATCTTTCTGCAAATCCTGGATGCCGTTGAACACTGCCACAATCTTGGAATCTACCACCGGGACCTCAAGCCGGAGAACATCCTAGTGACAGACCACGGAGACACTGTTAAGCTGGCTGACTTTGGTCTTGCTACTTCTGATGATCGATCCGAGGACTACGGATGCGGTTCAACATTCTACATGAGTCCAG AATGCCTGGACCCCTCTGCTAGGAAGCCTTACTACCTTTGCGCCCCCAATGATGTCTGGAGCCTTGGAGTTATCCTCGTCAACCTCACCTGTGGACGCAACCCATGGAAACAAGCTTCCTTCCAGGACTCTACTTACCGTGCCTATGCCGGATCCAAGGACTTCTTGAAGACCATCCTCCCATTGTCGGATGAACTGAACGACATTCTGGGACGGATCTTCGAGCCTATCCCCGAGCAGCGAATCACTCTTTCTGAGCTCCGAACCAGGATTATGGCCTGCTCTATGTTTACCGTGCCGCCCATGTCGTCTCTACCGACACCTCCAGCCTCACCAAACCACATCACCGAATACGTTTCCTCCGAGGATGCCATCATCGACGACTATGAGTACGACTCACCTCTGTCGCCTGCCTCCTCGGACGATGAGGGTTCGCTCACATCAAGCGACTCTACCATTGACGACCTGGACGACGAGTTTGAACAGGAACGCCAGATGCCACAGACTCCTCCTGAGTTTTCACCCCACGCCTTCGACCCTGAGGAGCCCAAGGAACATCAACTCATCTACCACAGCCAGGAATTCGTGCCCCAGAAGTACTCTGGGCCCGTCCCCGTGCCAGTGGCCGTTCCCCCTCAGCCCATGCTCTGCCAGCAGGTCCCTATACCAGTACAGGCTCAGGTTCCTGTCTCTGTGCAAGCTCCTTGTCAACCCAAATCATACTTCCCTATCTGGGATATGGTAAAATACGTTCAACAAGTGCCCATGCTTCAGCACCATGTGCCCTTTCATCAACAGGTCCCCTTCATGCCTACGTTCCAAGGCTGTTACTAA